In the genome of Candidatus Margulisiibacteriota bacterium, the window AGCCTTTGATCCGGGCGGCGACCGGCGGGGACTTGGCGATGATCGCGGCAAAACTGGCGCGGGTAAAGTCCTGTTTCGGGTCAAGCTTGGCCCCCGCGAAATCGAGGAACTTGTTCTGCTTGGCGGCGGTGATCTCCTTGATCGCCCAGTGGCGGCCGGAAATGTCGTCGTACGGGCGCTCCAGCACTTCGGCGGTCGGCAGGTTGGAGTAGCGGACGGTGACCAGGATCGCTTCGACCAGGCTGGTGGTGCTGGACGGCCGGAAAGTCTGGTCGGGATAACCGAGGACCAGCCGCCGGTTGTAGCCGGATTTGACGAACGGCGCGACCGGCTGCCGCACCCGGATGTCGCTGAACGGCATCGGCGCCGGTTCGGCCGTAGCGATATTGCCGAGCTGCATGACCTTGACCAGGAAGTGGGCGCGCTTGAGCGTTTCGTTCGGCCGGTAGGTGCCGTCGGGGAAACCGGAGATCAGGTCCAGGGTCGCCAGCTCCTCGATCGGCAGCTTCGCCCAGTGGTCGTCGGGCACGTCGTTGAACGAGGTCAGGCGGAGGACCCGGATGCGCCGTTTCTCCAGCAATTTGCCTTTCTTGTCGTAAGAAGCGAGCCAGATACTGTTCTTGCCGAGCTCCAGCGGGACTTCCGCCTCGAAAGTCCGTTCGCGGGTGGAGAGCAGGGCGACCCGGTTATTGACCTTAATGACGCTGACCGCCGGGTTGCGGGTCTTGCCCCGGAAAGTGACGCTGGGCCGGTCGATGACGCTCTTGTCCTGCGGTTGGCCGAGATCGATCGGGTAATCCCGGGGAGTGGGATGCAGATAGGCCAGCGAAAAATAGTGGGTATCGTTGGCCGCCAAATGGTTGTACTGGTGGAAAGCGTAATCGAAACGGACGCCGCTGAAATTAAGGCTCATGCCGGCGGTCAGGTTATTCGTCGCGTTCAGGCTCAAGCCGTCGCCGCGGCCGACGACGTCCTGGTCGACGCCGCCCCGCAGGGCGAAGGTCTCGATCGGCCACCATTCCAGGCCAACGTGCCAGAAACCGGGGGCGGAGGTAAGTTCCGGCTTATACTCGTAATCGAGGGCGGCGTTCAGGAGCCCAAAGCGGCCGAGCTGGCGCTGGTGATCGAACCCGACCAGGTAGTTGATCGGCAGGATCTCGGACTTGCCGCTGCTCCAGCGGATCACGCCCCCCATCTCCTTGGTCAAAACGTTCTTACCGGCCAGGCCGAAAGCCCAGCTCGGATCGTGCCGGTAGAGGAGGCCG includes:
- a CDS encoding S-layer homology domain-containing protein, producing MLLLAVCLAARAEDVTITSDITRLGVGARPLGMGKTFTGMWDDLSTMYVNPGGVGTIKDLQVLSMSSTFANAVEYLTLATAVPTPYGVFGAGFSGSGLGFDTPVFNLVEIATGEYRIIPSTNETVSYDYNSSVVALTYGNQFWRPELTVGTTLKFFGEKIGGSTSANANGFDLDLGLLYRHDPSWAFGLAGKNVLTKEMGGVIRWSSGKSEILPINYLVGFDHQRQLGRFGLLNAALDYEYKPELTSAPGFWHVGLEWWPIETFALRGGVDQDVVGRGDGLSLNATNNLTAGMSLNFSGVRFDYAFHQYNHLAANDTHYFSLAYLHPTPRDYPIDLGQPQDKSVIDRPSVTFRGKTRNPAVSVIKVNNRVALLSTRERTFEAEVPLELGKNSIWLASYDKKGKLLEKRRIRVLRLTSFNDVPDDHWAKLPIEELATLDLISGFPDGTYRPNETLKRAHFLVKVMQLGNIATAEPAPMPFSDIRVRQPVAPFVKSGYNRRLVLGYPDQTFRPSSTTSLVEAILVTVRYSNLPTAEVLERPYDDISGRHWAIKEITAAKQNKFLDFAGAKLDPKQDFTRASFAAIIAKSPPVAARIKGLLDFESGYPASFPY